The sequence TATCACTTAATGTAGGAACTAGAAACAATTAGCAATCATTCTTAGGTCATTAACAACTGTGAAAcattgtctgtttttgtttctacATGGAAAACATAAATaggtattaatattatttatttatttatttatttatttatttatttatttatttttaatcacacacatcacaaaaGATGTGCAGAGGTCCAGTTTCAAGACTTCTCTGCTCATCCTAAGTAGCAAATCTAACATTGACTTTATTCAACTGTATAATGATTTAACtgttgttagcatgtttgtaTTTCATTATCTGTGTACACATTAACTGTGTACTCTACTATAGGCATTATTCCTGCATTAAGTTTCGGTTTGATTTTTTCCAAGTAACCATGCTGGAGTGTTTAAACTGCATTGTTGATTCAGGATCGTGCAGCACCACATGTTCACAGCAGTGTCCACCAAGCAATTTATGTGCTGCTTTGATATACAATTATTCTATTCCAGGTAAGCATTGGCAAAAAGTCTTGTTTATTGTTGCTTAATTACAGTATTATGAAACTTTAAAGAATGCTCAATGTGGTAACTAAAAACTAAACAATACAGGCTATGATATGGACTTTATGTTTAAATGTCTGTTTAAGGGCTTAACGTGACTGTGATTGGAGAGATTCGTGGCTGCCTTCCACAGGCTGCCTGTAATCAAGCGAATCCAAGTGTTTTAGAAACCACTTACTCAGCCAATGTTGGAGTGGCAAATGGTTTTCTATCCATCTCTTGTTGTGAGTCTGAAAATTGCAACCGCATCATTATCCCGAGTaagaaaaattatatatttatttattcagtaccCTGATCTATTAAGTTGTCATATTGGGTTTTACATTTCAGATGGTTTTATTcaccatatactgtatgcataTTAATACTGattaagtgtgtatgtgtttaggACTGAGCTTACGAGGACTATTTGATAATATCGTATTCACCAGTTCATCCAACTGAATACAAATGCTGCGTCCTAATTCGCCTACTTATACTACGCACTAAAattatgtactctttttgtgaagaaaaagtacatacttttgcgTGTGTcgcaaaagagtatgcaagtgCTGGGACATACGAACACGTCATGTAACTGAAGAGAgcgttgttgcctagttacacacactgtcaccgtaaacaaactcctcgctgcatttcagattttcttcattcattattccttacataatttagactatatcatttaatttaccattcccttgatttatttttcgaCATTTCATTACACCTCTCTGAAATGCATCCCTGACGTTACACTCGTCCACCATGTTCGCAGGTTGAATTCGGCAAAGCAAACCGTCATAAAACTCCTCCCTCGTGCAAGGAGTTATGGGcgatattagctgaaaaagtgtctaCAGATCCACTGTCACATAGTccacgtaatgaaggttaggacggatgaaagtgcagataagagcttttaataaagagaggcaggcagacaaatccaaatcatgagacaatagcgtggtaaaaaaacaaaacaaaaaaaaaacaggcaatgggtcaggcgatctgcaaacaggcataaacttggcaaggcatgaaacaaaaacgagaaacaagaaacaagatcagtgaacatgaaacaaaacgaggaacagggtacaaacacttggtatggtgataacactcaatacttcgcaaagtcattgtgttcaaacagtctctttatactgtggttgtgagtgctgtgaatgtgatgcaggtgtgcatgattagaatgaatgtgagtgttctgggaattgcagtccatggtggccatgtttgtattccacagtgcaggatgggaaatgtagtcactggtttgctgtgatatgacatccACATTTCGTGAATCTATAGCAGACCATCTGAGTACCTTTGGgttactcatttcaacatactatgaTTTGGAATACACTAAATTTAATCACAAATACTATTTAGGATATGTAGTTGGCAAATTTGGATGCAGTACATGTGAGTCACAGTAGATTTTATCATGGTAGAGCTGCATAACTTTGTAGAAATGTAGGATCTGATTTATGAGCGATTCTGGTCCCTTCTAATGGTACTAATGGTTTGATGTATGAATGTAGGTAGATCTAGATTTCCTATACCTATGACGGTAATTTTGCATGACCATTTTGGGTGAGATGcttaaattaaacattgatcATTTTAAGAATTAATAAAATTGTTTGCTCAGAATATGTACTCGTAAATAACCCCACTGAACAATTTTTCTTGCAGAGTTTTAGGGGAGGAATTGAAGCAAATACAGAAATAATGTAGCTATGTTCAACCATGTCCTGGTCCTTTATGActttttcaaaacataaaaagaaaGCACCTCTCTGAACATATATTCAGCTTGTCACAACTAGAATTAGAAAAAGAGGTTTTACTCCCTCTAGGCAATTCTCATTGTCTCAGTTTCTCATTGTTTGTGCAAAATATCACTGTAGACTAACCATAAACAATCAATCATGTCTCTGAGAATGTAATTCGTGAATGATTTGCAGCCTGAGGGTGCACTTGTGAGTCCGTATAGCAcaattttgtatttgtagtgcCCCTTAGTGGTGATAAACACAATTTTCCAGTCATTCCCTTCTGGTAGTCAGTACCACCAGTCTtctattcaataaataaaaatccacctGCATAAAAGAGAGAGGTAGAAGATCCAATCCAGACTAGTTTAGCATATTGTACCATCTCTAATTTACGTTTGCAGCTTTCAGGAAATGTTCTTATCCAGAACAACTTACAGTTGCTCTAcagtctctatcaaaaacatatcTTCATACTAGTTCTCTAGGTCAGTTCACAAGAACACCATCAAGCTAAAACCTAAAAGagcatgaaaagaaaacacaccaaTAATgagatttaaacaaataaaaataaaaataaaaagatactacgtaagtgctaatttaagtgctTGGTGAAGTGGCAGGTCCTTAGTCTTTGTCTGAagataaattaaaatgtttaataagaaTTTTGTTGTACTGCATTGTTTATGTGACAAAGTCTTTTTTCTTACTAATTATGAACTTTTGCCTATACAGCTACATGCTACAGCTTTGCtgttatatgtgtgtttcaCAGAGCTAGATAACAAACCAAATGGACTTCAGTGTTTAAGCTGCAAGAGGTTAACAGACACAGAATGCATCTCTTCCATTTCGTGTGTGGGAAGTCAAGATCATTGTATGACTGGAACAGGTTAGGTGAATATGGTTGCTTCCACTAATACAGTACATACTATTTATGCGATCATTTTGGAATAATACcatacatttgtttttactgtgACAAGGATGAGGTAAGTGGTTCGAgacaaatttcaaggtccaaaAGAGTtccatgtttttta comes from Ictalurus punctatus breed USDA103 chromosome 11, Coco_2.0, whole genome shotgun sequence and encodes:
- the LOC108271599 gene encoding phospholipase A2 inhibitor gamma subunit B, translating into MTQGFNHHLSVKMKLLLVFYFSSSLFCSVTMLECLNCIVDSGSCSTTCSQQCPPSNLCAALIYNYSIPGLNVTVIGEIRGCLPQAACNQANPSVLETTYSANVGVANGFLSISCCESENCNRIIIPKLDNKPNGLQCLSCKRLTDTECISSISCVGSQDHCMTGTVLDLANLTIKGCASKSFCDAHFQNSTLGDVHCCSGNLCNKSEAWNRQDVVLLLMILTATKLIQ